CGTGGAACTTCAGGATGCCGCTCTCGTAGTACCAGAACGACCGGAGGGCGGCCGGCACCCAGGAGAACGGTCCGCCGGTGCCGACCTCGGTGCCCACCACGTAGCGGTACACCGAGCTCTCCGAGCGGAACCACGCCGCGAAAGTCGCGAGGTAGATCGCCACGGGCATGGCCGCCAGCGAGGCCAGGCCCGCCGGGACATCGCGCAGCAGCGTGCCCTTCCACGGTTTCGGCACGTGGTACGCCTTGCGCGCGGCGACGTCGAACCCGAGGGACAGGGCCGCGAAGAAGACGATGAAGTAGACGCCCGACCACTTGGTGCCGAGCGCCAGCCCGAGCATCACGCCGGCGGTGAAGCGGTACCAGCGGAAGCCCAGCCGCGGGCCGAGCGGGCTGTCACCGATCCGGCCTTCGATGTACGCGCGGTGCAGCCGGGCCCGGACCTGGTCGCGGTCGGCGATCAGGCACGCGAAGGCCAGCACCAGCCAGAGGGCCTGGAAGATGTCGAGCATGCCCATGCGGGACTGCACGAACAGCACGCCGTCGCAGATCGCGAACAGGCCGGCGAGCGCGCCGATCAGCGTCGAGCGGCTCAGTCGGCGCGTCGTCAGGTAGACCGCCAGGACGATGATGACGCCGGAGACGGCGGCGGCGAACCGCCAGCCCACCGGGCCGTAGCCGAACATCGCCTCACCGGCGGCGATCATCCATTTGCCGACCGGCGGGTGCACCACCAGGCCGTACGCCGGATTGTCCTCGATCCAGCCGCCGCCGGTCAGCACCTGCCAGCCCTGCGGGACGTAGTGCTTCTCGTCGAACACCGGGGTGCCCTGGTCGGTCGGATCGCTCAGGTCCCAGAACCGGGTGATCACCGCGAGGATCGTGATGACGGCGCCGACGATCGTGCCGCGCAGCCGGTCGGTGGCGCCGAAGACCGGTTCGGGGATCTCCGGGCCGGGTGCCGTGCCGAGGTCTTCGACGCGCGCCCGGGGCAGGACGGTGGCGCGATCGGCGACGGCGGGACTCACCAGGCCGATGGTAGAGGACGGGTAGCTTGGTGCAGGTGAGTGGAGCACTGGTGTTGGCCGGGACACCGATGGGGCAGGCCGGAGATGCGTCGCCGCGGCTGCGTGAAGCGCTCGGTTCGGCGGACATCGTGGCCGCCGAGGACACCCGCCGGGCACGCTCGCTCGCGGCCGCGCTGGACGTGACCATCGGCGGCCGGCTGGTCAGCTACTACGACCACGTGGAGGCGCAGCGCGCACCGCAACTCGTCGAGGCGATCGCCGGCGGGGCGACGGTGCTGCTGATCACCGACGCCGGGATGCCGTCGGTCAGCGATCCGGGATTCCGGCTGGTCGCCGCGTGCGCCGATGCCGGACTGCGGGTCACCTGCCTGCCGGGGCCGTCGGCCGTCACCACCGCGCTGGCGCTGTCCGCGCTGCCCTCCGAACGCTTCTGCTTCGACGGCTTCGCGCCGCGCAAACCGGGTGCCCGCCGCGACTGGCTCGCGTCCCTGCGCACGCAGCCGCGCACGGTGGTCTTCTTCGAATCGCCGCATCGCCTGGCGCAGACGCTGTCCGATGCGGCGCAGGTGCTCGGCCCCGACCGGCGTGGCGCGGTGTGCCGCGAACTGACCAAGACCTACGAGGAGGTGCGCCGCGGCGGCCTCGCCGACCTCGCCGAGTGGGCCGCCGGGGGCGTGAAGGGGGAGATCACCGTCGTGATCGCCGGGGCCTCCGCCGTCGACGACGAGGCGGACCTCGGCTCGGTGGTGGCTCGTGCGGCCGCGCTCGCCGATGCCGGGACGCGCCTCAAGGACGCGTGCGAGCAGGCCGCCGCCGGAACTCCGTTCAGCCGCCGCGAGGTCTACGAGGCGGTGCTCACCGCCCGCCGCGAGTGACGATCGAGGCCGCCTTGTCCAGGCACTCCTGCCATTCGGCGGCCGGGTCGCTGTCGTAGGTGATGCCGCCGCCGACGCCGAGGGTCATGGTGCCGTCCGGGGTGATCGCCACGGTCCGGATCGCGACGTTCAGGTCGAGGAGGCCGTCCGGGCCGGCGATGCCGACGGCGCCGCAGTAGACCCCGCGCGGATCACGCTCCCACTCCACGATCAGCTCCGCGGCCCGGATCTTCGGCGTGCCGGTGACCGACGCCGGGGGAAAGGTCGCGGCCAGCAGGGCGTCGTTGCCGACGGTCTCCGCGAGCGTCGCCGCGACGGTGGAGACCAGGTGCCAGACACCGGGTGCGCCGACCACGGTGAGCAGGTCGGGAACGGTGACGCTGCCGATGGCGGCGACCCGCCCGAGGTCATTGCGCACCAGATCGACGATCATCACGTTCTCGGCGACGTCCTTGGCCGACGCGGCGAGCACCAGCGGGTCGACATCGCGCGGCACGGTGCCCTTGATCGGCGACGACGTGACGCGCCCGCCCCGCCGGGACAGGAACGATTCGGGGGACAGACTCGCCACCGAGCCCCACTCACCGTGCAGGAAGGCGGCCTTCGCGGGGGTGGT
The nucleotide sequence above comes from Gordonia sp. PP30. Encoded proteins:
- a CDS encoding aminodeoxychorismate synthase component I, which encodes MTNRAETPPALDLFRALTARTEADGRPGPAALIGDWCDGDAVIAPSIEIVPDLRPPDRPDRFWLGYLGFPVHGDAGPLPEVAGGLTDGMLILRDGDWSWESPAGAPLPAWVAQTLEVPNRGSPGSPTRHSADTAPPGWTATWTPPDRDPHLEAVAACREAIAAGEVYQACICTRFTGSLDGRPHDYFADLAVATTPAKAAFLHGEWGSVASLSPESFLSRRGGRVTSSPIKGTVPRDVDPLVLAASAKDVAENVMIVDLVRNDLGRVAAIGSVTVPDLLTVVGAPGVWHLVSTVAATLAETVGNDALLAATFPPASVTGTPKIRAAELIVEWERDPRGVYCGAVGIAGPDGLLDLNVAIRTVAITPDGTMTLGVGGGITYDSDPAAEWQECLDKAASIVTRGGR
- the rsmI gene encoding 16S rRNA (cytidine(1402)-2'-O)-methyltransferase — translated: MSGALVLAGTPMGQAGDASPRLREALGSADIVAAEDTRRARSLAAALDVTIGGRLVSYYDHVEAQRAPQLVEAIAGGATVLLITDAGMPSVSDPGFRLVAACADAGLRVTCLPGPSAVTTALALSALPSERFCFDGFAPRKPGARRDWLASLRTQPRTVVFFESPHRLAQTLSDAAQVLGPDRRGAVCRELTKTYEEVRRGGLADLAEWAAGGVKGEITVVIAGASAVDDEADLGSVVARAAALADAGTRLKDACEQAAAGTPFSRREVYEAVLTARRE
- a CDS encoding phospholipid carrier-dependent glycosyltransferase — its product is MPRARVEDLGTAPGPEIPEPVFGATDRLRGTIVGAVITILAVITRFWDLSDPTDQGTPVFDEKHYVPQGWQVLTGGGWIEDNPAYGLVVHPPVGKWMIAAGEAMFGYGPVGWRFAAAVSGVIIVLAVYLTTRRLSRSTLIGALAGLFAICDGVLFVQSRMGMLDIFQALWLVLAFACLIADRDQVRARLHRAYIEGRIGDSPLGPRLGFRWYRFTAGVMLGLALGTKWSGVYFIVFFAALSLGFDVAARKAYHVPKPWKGTLLRDVPAGLASLAAMPVAIYLATFAAWFRSESSVYRYVVGTEVGTGGPFSWVPAALRSFWYYESGILKFHEGLTNAAGNHHPWESKPWTWPMGLRPMLYAISYGPDQCGGGDCIRAQMLVGTPALWWLSIPMLVWGLWRMIGRRDWRYAAVLTAYGAGMLPWFASIDRQMYYFYATAFAPFLVMGLALCCSDVLASASKGRYSQTRVLAILAVSVYVALVVANFAFLWPILTGAPVSNDFWNSELWLPSWT